The following proteins are co-located in the Microcystis wesenbergii NRERC-220 genome:
- a CDS encoding DUF5678 domain-containing protein — translation MTNSISKEKAQEMLRWLNKNRDTVLDLYKNQYIAYNEKGVIAHGENLQNVLEEANTTNQEFVIYLVPRCRYSMQILPLQV, via the coding sequence ATGACCAACTCAATCTCTAAAGAAAAAGCCCAAGAAATGTTACGTTGGTTAAACAAAAATCGTGACACCGTGCTTGATTTGTATAAAAATCAATACATTGCCTATAATGAAAAAGGGGTCATTGCTCACGGTGAAAATTTACAGAATGTTCTGGAAGAAGCCAACACAACCAATCAAGAATTTGTCATTTATCTTGTTCCTCGTTGTCGTTATTCTATGCAAATTTTACCCCTTCAAGTTTAA
- a CDS encoding DUF29 family protein yields the protein MEELLELKALLLKGDIKGSLAIVEELEDMSKNGIISTIRSYAVILLLHLIKQQAENRTTRSWDVSIRNSVREIQRQNKRRKAAGYYLSDQELTDTLNDAYLNALDAASLEVEAGRYQSEQIEAIIDKNKLISTAFILIKNVSP from the coding sequence ATGGAAGAACTTTTAGAATTAAAAGCTTTGCTCTTAAAAGGTGATATTAAAGGTTCACTGGCGATTGTAGAAGAACTTGAAGATATGAGCAAAAATGGGATTATTAGCACCATTCGTAGTTATGCTGTTATCTTATTACTGCATTTAATTAAACAACAGGCAGAAAACCGAACCACTCGTTCTTGGGATGTCTCCATTCGCAATAGTGTTAGAGAAATTCAACGCCAAAATAAACGCCGAAAAGCAGCAGGATATTATTTAAGTGATCAGGAATTAACAGACACTTTAAACGATGCTTATCTTAATGCTTTGGATGCCGCTTCTTTAGAAGTCGAAGCAGGTCGGTATCAATCGGAGCAAATAGAAGCTATAATTGACAAAAATAAACTGATTAGCACTGCTTTCATTCTGATCAAAAACGTCTCTCCCTAG